From the Trifolium pratense cultivar HEN17-A07 linkage group LG4, ARS_RC_1.1, whole genome shotgun sequence genome, the window CCAATCCGTTTTTCACTCAAATCGCTGCttaaaatcaagtttggaacgtTTGCTAAGGGTTGGAAGGCGATTTGAAGCACAATATTAAGGTAATCTtccgtttaatttcttttattttcaactgtCATATATGCTAGGTTGGTAGGTTTCTGACACAAATTCGTTCGATTTATAGAAATCGAAGGAATCCTTCGGTTAATACGAATCGAAATGACTGGAACTTTTGGTTTTGTGTTGGTTTAAACGTGTTTGCTTGCCAAGTCTAACCGAAGGATTCGTTCGGTTGATACTAACCGAAATTACTGGAACTTTAATTTTTGCACTGTCTTTACTTGCCTTGACTGTCTGTTTTgcttgcattgcattgcattgcctTAGGTCTATCTGTTTTGCTTGCATTGCCTTAGCTGTTATGGATTATAGAATGTGCTACCAATTTTATATGTATTAAGTATTATATGTGGCTAATTATGTGTTTATCCCTCTTATATTATGTAGTTATGGCGGGCAAACGAGAGCTTGTGCTAGGTATCAATGCCCCGGGAATTGTTGAGGTTCCGCCTGATAAACCTCCATAGACCTGTTGCATATGAGATTGATACATCAGATCATTTTTACACTGAAATGGCAACCCCTGACCGAGATGAGTTGATTAGATGGGCTCGGGAGATTGCCTTAAAGCTAAAGTTTGCAATTGTAATTGGCAAATCCGACAACGGCAGCGATAAGAGGAAGCAATATTTCAGGTTGGATTGCGAGCGGGGAGGCCGGTACGTGTCAACAAATAAGAAGCTAAAATCTGATCAAACCGGCACGAGGAAATGCGGCTGTCCATTTCGACTCCGTGGTTATTGTCATGCCGATAAAACATGGCATTTGACCGTTGTAAATGGCAAACATAACCACGAGTTGGACAAGGCAGTTGAAGGCCATCTCATTGTCGGTCGTCTCAAACCGGAAGAAAGGCAATGTATGGAGGAAATGTCAAGGAATCTGGTTCCGCCTAAGAATATAATGTCAACATTGAAAGATAGGGATCCAAACAACAAGACAACGGCAAAGCAACTCTACAATTTAAGTCATcga encodes:
- the LOC123922888 gene encoding uncharacterized protein LOC123922888, which translates into the protein MPRELLRFRLINLHRPVAYEIDTSDHFYTEMATPDRDELIRWAREIALKLKFAIVIGKSDNGSDKRKQYFRLDCERGGRYVSTNKKLKSDQTGTRKCGCPFRLRGYCHADKTWHLTVVNGKHNHELDKAVEGHLIVGRLKPEERQCMEEMSRNLVPPKNIMSTLKDRDPNNKTTAKQLYNLSHRLKLKMRASMTEMQHLSKRLVETGYFFKHRTVVADGSEHVQDIFFAHPKSISLFNSFPTVLLMDSTYKNKQIQNAVI